The genomic interval TCGCATTTTCTACTCCGTTCTCATTGTGATTTTAAATCTCAGCGAATTTGGTGCTGTCATCAACTATGTCATCAATGTGACCATTAACTTTCACACCTCCAGCACGCTTTCGCTGTACATTGTCTGCCTGCTGGAGCACCTCTTCTTCTGGCGACTGGCCATCCAGTGGCCCAGGATTATGCGCACCTGGCATGGAGTGGAGCAGCTCTTTCTGCGCGTTCCCTATCGCTTCTACGGCGAGTACCGGATAAAGAGGCGCATCTACATCGTGTTCAGCATTGTCATGTCATCGGCTTTGGGTTAGTAGCtgcttaaataattaacttaaattGAAGTGTTAAATAACCTTTTAAGTGGAACACTGTCTTCTGCTGGGCAACTCATTTCATCTGAGTAATATGGAGCGCACGCAGTGCAAGATCAATGTTACCTACTTCGAAAGCATTTACAAGTGGGAGCGTCCACATCTCTACATGATCCTGCCCTACCACTTCTGGATGCTGCCCCTCCTAGAGGTGTTTATCCTTAAAGCGTATCTAACTCTATAAAGCTAAAATAGTATTTTCCAGTGGGTTAACCAGACCATTGCCTATCCGCGCTCATTCACCGACTGCTTCATCATGtgcattggcattggcttgGCCGCCAGATTTCATCAGCTCTACAGGAGAATCGCTGCCGTTCATAGGAAAGTGATGCCCGCAGTGTTTTGGACTGAGGTTCGGGAGCACTATCTGGCATTAAAGCGATTGGTGCATCTGCTGGATGCTGCAATAGCGCCACTCGTGCTCCTGGCCTTTGGCAACAACATGTCCTTCATCTGCTTTCAACTCTTTAATAGCTTCAAGTGAGTGCAGTTACCAATTTACAGCGTTTAAATCAATAATATAGTATAATTCTATTACAGAAATATAGGAGTGGACTTCCTGGTGATGCTGGCTTTTTGGTACTCCCTAGGATTCGCCGTGG from Drosophila yakuba strain Tai18E2 chromosome 3L, Prin_Dyak_Tai18E2_2.1, whole genome shotgun sequence carries:
- the LOC6532886 gene encoding gustatory receptor for sugar taste 64b, coding for MPQGETFHRAVSKVLFITQIYGLLPVSNVRALDVADIRFRWCSPRIFYSVLIVILNLSEFGAVINYVINVTINFHTSSTLSLYIVCLLEHLFFWRLAIQWPRIMRTWHGVEQLFLRVPYRFYGEYRIKRRIYIVFSIVMSSALVEHCLLLGNSFHLSNMERTQCKINVTYFESIYKWERPHLYMILPYHFWMLPLLEWVNQTIAYPRSFTDCFIMCIGIGLAARFHQLYRRIAAVHRKVMPAVFWTEVREHYLALKRLVHLLDAAIAPLVLLAFGNNMSFICFQLFNSFKNIGVDFLVMLAFWYSLGFAVVRTLLTIFVASSINDYERKIVTALRDVPSRAWSIEVQRFSEQLGNDTTALSGCGFFYLTRSLVLAMGTTIITYELMISDVINQGSIRQKTQYCREY